Proteins encoded within one genomic window of Triticum aestivum cultivar Chinese Spring chromosome 2D, IWGSC CS RefSeq v2.1, whole genome shotgun sequence:
- the LOC123052881 gene encoding uncharacterized oxidoreductase At1g06690, chloroplastic isoform X2: MWQRKGGVHQTAHVRHVAAPKHSCPSAYNTRIGRQLRARPMQPRTHKVSELAANCLRIAAKAPTKPQERRATAALRPPRAGAGAKVAEEDKVRLGESSVAVSKLGIGAWSWGDTTYWNDSEWDDRRLKEAKAAFDASIDNGMTFFDTAEVYGTALMGAVNSESLLGDFIRERQQKGAVEVTVATKFAALPWRFGRGSVLSALKKSLERLGLPSVELYQLHWPGLWGNEGYLDGLADAYEQGLVKAVGVSNYNEKRLRDAHARLKKRGVPLAVNQVNYSLIYRTPEENGVKAACDELGVTLIAYSPIAQGVLSGKYTPENPPTGPRGNTYTPEFLAKLQPLMNRIKEIGVSYGKKPTQVSLNWLTCQGNVVPIPGAKNAGQAMEFAGALGWSLTADEVEELRTLAREIKGIKMPIEES; the protein is encoded by the exons ATGTGGCAACGAAAAGGTGGGGTCCACCAGACCGCCCACGTGCGTCACGTCGCGGCTCCGAAACATAGCTGCCCTAGCGCCTACAACACTAGAATTGGCAGACAGCTCCGGGCGAGGCcgatgcagccacgcacgcacaaaGTATCTGAGCTAGCCGCCAATTGTCTCCGGATAGCTGCCAAGGCGCCAACCAAGCCGCAG GAGAGGAGAGCGACGGCGGCGCTGCGACCGCCGAGGGCGGGTGCGGGGGCGAAGGTGGCGGAGGAGGACAAGGTGAGGCTGGGCGAGTCCAGCGTGGCGGTGAGCAAGCTCGGCATCGGCGCGTGGTCGTGGGGCGACACCACCTACTGGAACGACTCCGAGTGGGACG ACAGGAGACTGAAGGAGGCTAAAGCAGCATTCGACGCCAGCATCGACAACGGAATGACTTTCTTTGACACCGCCGAAGTATACGGCACAGCG CTCATGGGAGCAGTGAATTCAGAAAGCCTACTGGGAGA TTTCATCAGGGAGAGGCAGCAGAAGGGGGCGGTGGAGGTGACCGTGGCCACCAAGTTTGCGGCGCTGCCCTGGAGGTTCGGACGTGGCAGCGTCCTCTCGGCGCTCAAGAAGTCGCTGGAGCGCCTGGGCCTCCCCTCCGTCGAGCTCTACCAGCTCCACTG GCCAGGGCTATGGGGAAACGAAG GGTACCTTGATGGCCTGGCGGACGCGTACGAGCAAGGTCTCGTCAAGGCCGTCGGAGTCTCCAACTACAATG AGAAACGCCTCCGGGACGCACACGCGCGGCTCAAGAAGAGGGGCGTCCCGCTGGCCGTGAACCAGGTGAACTACAGCCTCATCTACAGGACGCCCGAGGAGAACGGCGTCAAGGCTGCCTGCGACGAGCTCGGCGTCACGCTCATCGCCTATTCCCCCATCGCCCAAG GTGTTCTGTCAGGGAAATACACTCCGGAGAATCCACCCACGGGTCCTCGGGGGAATACCTACACTCCCGAGTTCCTCGCCAAG CTCCAACCGCTGATGAACAGGATCAAAGAGATTGGAGTAAGCTATGGCAAGAAACCAACTCAG GTGTCTCTCAACTGGCTGACCTGCCAGGGCAACGTGGTGCCCATCCCGGGGGCCAAGAACGCCGGGCAGGCAATGGAGTTCGCCGGTGCACTTGGGTGGAGCCTCACCGCCGACGAGGTCGAGGAGCTGCGGACCCTCGCGCGCGAGATCAAGGGAATCAAGATGCCCATCGAGGAGTCATGA
- the LOC123052881 gene encoding uncharacterized oxidoreductase At1g06690, chloroplastic isoform X1 has product MASLQVGAGRGVGCCFGPLDGRRQERRATAALRPPRAGAGAKVAEEDKVRLGESSVAVSKLGIGAWSWGDTTYWNDSEWDDRRLKEAKAAFDASIDNGMTFFDTAEVYGTALMGAVNSESLLGDFIRERQQKGAVEVTVATKFAALPWRFGRGSVLSALKKSLERLGLPSVELYQLHWPGLWGNEGYLDGLADAYEQGLVKAVGVSNYNEKRLRDAHARLKKRGVPLAVNQVNYSLIYRTPEENGVKAACDELGVTLIAYSPIAQGVLSGKYTPENPPTGPRGNTYTPEFLAKLQPLMNRIKEIGVSYGKKPTQVSLNWLTCQGNVVPIPGAKNAGQAMEFAGALGWSLTADEVEELRTLAREIKGIKMPIEES; this is encoded by the exons ATGGCTTCGCTGCAGGTCGGCGCCGGCCGCGGCGTGGGTTGCTGCTTCGGCCCGCTGGACGGCCGGCGGCAGGAGAGGAGAGCGACGGCGGCGCTGCGACCGCCGAGGGCGGGTGCGGGGGCGAAGGTGGCGGAGGAGGACAAGGTGAGGCTGGGCGAGTCCAGCGTGGCGGTGAGCAAGCTCGGCATCGGCGCGTGGTCGTGGGGCGACACCACCTACTGGAACGACTCCGAGTGGGACG ACAGGAGACTGAAGGAGGCTAAAGCAGCATTCGACGCCAGCATCGACAACGGAATGACTTTCTTTGACACCGCCGAAGTATACGGCACAGCG CTCATGGGAGCAGTGAATTCAGAAAGCCTACTGGGAGA TTTCATCAGGGAGAGGCAGCAGAAGGGGGCGGTGGAGGTGACCGTGGCCACCAAGTTTGCGGCGCTGCCCTGGAGGTTCGGACGTGGCAGCGTCCTCTCGGCGCTCAAGAAGTCGCTGGAGCGCCTGGGCCTCCCCTCCGTCGAGCTCTACCAGCTCCACTG GCCAGGGCTATGGGGAAACGAAG GGTACCTTGATGGCCTGGCGGACGCGTACGAGCAAGGTCTCGTCAAGGCCGTCGGAGTCTCCAACTACAATG AGAAACGCCTCCGGGACGCACACGCGCGGCTCAAGAAGAGGGGCGTCCCGCTGGCCGTGAACCAGGTGAACTACAGCCTCATCTACAGGACGCCCGAGGAGAACGGCGTCAAGGCTGCCTGCGACGAGCTCGGCGTCACGCTCATCGCCTATTCCCCCATCGCCCAAG GTGTTCTGTCAGGGAAATACACTCCGGAGAATCCACCCACGGGTCCTCGGGGGAATACCTACACTCCCGAGTTCCTCGCCAAG CTCCAACCGCTGATGAACAGGATCAAAGAGATTGGAGTAAGCTATGGCAAGAAACCAACTCAG GTGTCTCTCAACTGGCTGACCTGCCAGGGCAACGTGGTGCCCATCCCGGGGGCCAAGAACGCCGGGCAGGCAATGGAGTTCGCCGGTGCACTTGGGTGGAGCCTCACCGCCGACGAGGTCGAGGAGCTGCGGACCCTCGCGCGCGAGATCAAGGGAATCAAGATGCCCATCGAGGAGTCATGA